A stretch of DNA from Micromonospora peucetia:
AACTTCGCCGGCTGGCAGACCGCACGGGCGGCCGCCTGGCAGACCGCCTGGCCGGGACGTGCTCCGGTGGTGGCCGCGCAGGTGGAGTACTCACTCCTGGAGCGGGGCGTCGAGCGGGAGGTGCTGCCCGCCTGTGAGGCCCTCGGGCTGGGGGTGCTGCCCTGGTCGCCGCTGGGGCGCGGGGTGCTCACCGGAAAATACCGGCACGGCCGTCCCGCCGACTCGCGGGCGGCCTCGCCGCACTTCGAGCGCTTCGTCGCCACCTACCTGGAGCCCCGCTGCTCAAGCATCGTGGAGGCAGTCGCCACCGCTGCCGGCGGGCTGGGCGTGTCGCCGTCGGAGGTGGCGCTGGCCTGGATCCGCGACCGCCCCGGGGTGGTGGCCCCGATCCTCGGCGCACGCACGGTCGGGCAACTGCTCGGCGCGCTCCAGGTCGAGCGGATGACCCTGCCGGAGGAGATCGTCACCGCGCTGGACGACGTGTCGGCCGTGCCGGTGGGCTACCCCGAGCGCGACGCCTGAACCGCCGGGCGGCGGGCCAGGCCGACGATCGGCGGGCCAGGCCGGGTGCCGTGCCGGCGGCACCGGCCGTGCCGTCGCAGCCCCGCGGGCACCGCATCGCTCAGGTCGTGGGGCGCTGGCCGGGGAGGTCGCGTACGGCGGCGAGGAAGCGGGACTGGTCGTCGCGGGTGGCCGGGTTGACGATCCGGATCCAGGACCCGTCGTCGAACACGATGGTGGACGGGAACTGCGCGAGGCGGGCCGTGCCGTGCTCGCAGTCGATCCGGGTGATGCGCCGCCGCGGCACGCTCCAGAGCACCTGGGGGCGCCGCCGGTCCTCGCGGTCGGGATCGGGGCGGCGGCCCATCCGCAGCAGGTGCAGGTGGGTGTCGGTGACCGCCAACGGGGTGCCGGTGTAGCGCTCGAGGAAGAGCAGCAGGCTGCCGGCGAGCGTGGCCAGGTCGCCGCTGAAGACGTACCGCCGCCGGTGGGCGATCTCGGCGAGCTGGTCGGCCAGCGGGCGGTAGCGGCTGAGCCGGAACAGCGCCCGGAACGCCTCCTGCTCAGCGGTCAGCGGCAGCGGCTCCCGGGGAGCGACGCCCGGCGCGGGCTCCGGCTCGGCCGCCTCCGGCGTGCCCGCAGCGAGGACGGCGGCCTTGCCGGGCAGCAGCAGGACGCTCGCGGCGATCCGGACGGGCGTCATCACGGCGTCCACCCACGCGACCGGGTTGACGATGTTGAGCAGCCCGAACAACGCGCGCGGATCGAGCGCCTCGGCGAGTTCCGTGTTCACCCGGTCGGCGAGCTGGCTGCCGGCCCGGTGGTTCTCCGGGGCCCGCACCGGTGCCAGGCCGACGTAGCGGACCTCCTCGTCGGGCAGCAGGGGCGCGACCAGAGCGCGCTCGGGCTCGTCGGTGGTGCGGAACTCGTCGCGCAGCTCACGGGCCTTGTCCCGGGCGGCCCGCGCACCACCCAGCACCGTGTCGGTCAGCCGGCCCAGCCGGCTGCGCCCGTCGGACACGTTCCACCCCCTCGCTCGACCATCACCTGCCGGCCGGCTGCTGCGCCGGCGGCTGTCCGAAGACATTCTGGTCGACCCACTCGGCGCCGCCCTGCACCGCCGCGTCGACCTTGTCGCCGACCTGCTCCATACCGGGCACCGACAGGCCGGAGACCATCGCGACCGTGCCCCAGGTGGCGCCGTGCACCACGGAGTTCGGGATGTTCCACGGCAGGTTGGTGGCCCAGTCCCGGCCGATCATCCGCGCCCCGTCGGCCATGCCGTGCGCCCGTAGCGCCCCGAGGCGTTCGAACGTGCTCATGTCGAACGGCGTCCCGGACTTGCCGAGCTTCCAGCCGCCCTTCGCCGGGTCCATGAACTTGTGGAACCACTTGTCGGCGTCGCCGGCGGCGCGGCGCTTGTCGGCGTACTTCTGGCCGGTGCGCAGCGCCTTCTGCTTGTCGACCAGCTTGTCCAGGTGGTTGCGCAGCTTGCGCAGGTGCAGCAGGACCCGTTGCAGCAGCCGGATGACCTTCTGCAGGTGTGTCGCCAGCGGCCTGATGATCTTCAGCATCCGGGCGAGCGCGATCATGCCCCGGGTGACCCCCAGCGCCATGCCGGCCGCCCAGGACGCCCCGGCGGTGAACGGGGCCATCAGCAGCGCGGTGACCAGCGTCACCAGCAGGAAGTTGACGAACTCGACGCAGATGTCGACCAGCA
This window harbors:
- a CDS encoding WXG100 family type VII secretion target, with the translated sequence MSGPAGTAVELWNGIDNALSSVDKVVDSVCRTLAWPLIQLVDLVDGEPAALRAKATEWDALAAQVRELAVNHRGVREAEQAGWRSPSGEAYGKRMAEVEQQLIEVADQFAATADYLRGVADALQTVHDVLVDICVEFVNFLLVTLVTALLMAPFTAGASWAAGMALGVTRGMIALARMLKIIRPLATHLQKVIRLLQRVLLHLRKLRNHLDKLVDKQKALRTGQKYADKRRAAGDADKWFHKFMDPAKGGWKLGKSGTPFDMSTFERLGALRAHGMADGARMIGRDWATNLPWNIPNSVVHGATWGTVAMVSGLSVPGMEQVGDKVDAAVQGGAEWVDQNVFGQPPAQQPAGR
- a CDS encoding aldo/keto reductase, translating into MQQRPLGRSGLAVSRLALGTMTWGRDTDADDAAAQLKSYLDAGGNLIDTADVYGDGDAESVIGSLLGSLVPREDLLIATKAGLRPGSGRRRDASRGHLLRTLDASLRRLGTDHVDLFQLHGYDPDTPLEETLAALDHAVASGRVRYVGVSNFAGWQTARAAAWQTAWPGRAPVVAAQVEYSLLERGVEREVLPACEALGLGVLPWSPLGRGVLTGKYRHGRPADSRAASPHFERFVATYLEPRCSSIVEAVATAAGGLGVSPSEVALAWIRDRPGVVAPILGARTVGQLLGALQVERMTLPEEIVTALDDVSAVPVGYPERDA